GAGCACTCAAAATCCGCGAGACCGTGTTAAATCACGCCGAAGGCAGAGAAGCTAGTGAATTCAAACACGGCCCTAATACCATATTAGGCAAAAATACCGTATTTGGAGTAAAGCATGTGCGAAGCTTTATTCGCACTTTTAGCAATCTGATCGATACCATCGATGAACAAGCTGAAGCGAAACAATTACTGCACAGCGAACGTAAGGATATTCTAAAAGCTCTTGCAGATTATGTGTTTACTCACAATATGCCTTTTAATCTGTCACTTGAAGGAACCAAGTTATTCAAGGATACCATACAAAACCAAGATTTTTTCGAACCCCTTTATCGCAACTATCCCCTCATCTATATAACTGGACCAGATACAAGGGATGTGAATCTTACCATATCGCAAATTAATACTCACAAAATTCGTGGAGCAAATACCTATGTGATTGCCGAAGAAAACGAGAATCTGCTTAAAAACGCTTCATCTAATCCCAAGGAAGGGGCTTATTACGGATGGAGTTACATCATGCTGCCCAAAACCGGAGATAGTTTGATGACATGTTTCTCGGCCACAATTGTGCTTCAACTTCTGGCACTTCACATGAGTATTCGCAAAATGAAGAAACTGGATCTACTTGGCGTTAGAGATCATGGAGTGCATCCTGATGTGCCAAAGAATGTATCAAAATCTATAACGGTGGATTAAGCTTATGCGCATTGGTTTTGGTTATGACGTGCACCGCCTAATTGAAGGGCGTAAACTCATTTTAGGGGGAGTGCATATTCCCCATCATACTGGGCTTCTGGGACATTCTGATGCAGATGTTTTAATTCACAGCATTTGCGATGGACTCTTAGGGGCATTAGCCATGGGCGATATCGGTCAGCATTTTGCCGATAGCGACCCCACATTTAAGGATATAGATTCCAGAATTCTACTAAAAAAATGCTATGATATGGTTCTGGCAAAGAATTATCAGATCGCCAATTTGGATTGCACAATTTGTGCTGCTGCCCCTAAACTAAGTCCATACACAGCCCAAATGCAAGAAAACATTGCCAAGGTTCTGGATTGTGATCCTGACCAAGTATCCATAAAAGCCACAACCGAAGAAGGGCTCGGCATCTCTGGTTGCGGAGAAGGAATGAGTGCTACTGCCGTAATCCTGATCATGCCAATAAAATGAAAGCTTTTGCAATAATCGGCTACCATCATACCGGTAAAACCACAACTGTAGTAAATGTGGTTAAAGAGCTTGTATCTCGCGGTTTTACCGTAGCTACTATTAAAGATATCCATAGTGAGCAATATCATGCTGATAAACCAGGAAAAAACAGTGCTCTGCATATTAAAGCAGGTAGCAATCTAACAGTTGCACGAGGTCTTTACGATACGGCACTGATCTTTCCTCGAACCTTACAATTATGGGAGATAACACCTCATTTGCAGGCAGATTATTTGGTGA
This genomic window from Candidatus Cloacimonadota bacterium contains:
- the ispF gene encoding 2-C-methyl-D-erythritol 2,4-cyclodiphosphate synthase is translated as MRIGFGYDVHRLIEGRKLILGGVHIPHHTGLLGHSDADVLIHSICDGLLGALAMGDIGQHFADSDPTFKDIDSRILLKKCYDMVLAKNYQIANLDCTICAAAPKLSPYTAQMQENIAKVLDCDPDQVSIKATTEEGLGISGCGEGMSATAVILIMPIK